Proteins encoded in a region of the Drosophila sechellia strain sech25 chromosome 2L, ASM438219v1, whole genome shotgun sequence genome:
- the LOC6613493 gene encoding lamin Dm0: MSSKSRRAGTATPQPGNTSTPRPPSAGPQPPPPSTHSQTASSPLSPTRHSRVAEKVELQNLNDRLATYIDRVRNLETENSRLTIEVQTTRDTVTRETTNIKNIFEAELLETRRLLDDTARDRARAEIDIKRLWEENEELKNKLDKKNKECTTAEGNVRMYESRANELNNKYNQANADRKKLNDDLNEALKELERLRKQFEETRKNLEQETLSRVDLENTIQSLREELSFKDQIHSQEINESRRIKQTEYSEIDGRLSSEYDAKLKQSLQELRAQYEEQMLINRDEIQALYEDKIQRLQEAAARTSNSTHKSIEELRSTRVRIEGLNAHIHDLEQANADLNSRIRELERQLDNDRERHGQEIDLLEKELVRLREEMTQQLKEYQDLMDIKVSLDLEIAAYDKLLVGEEARLNITPATNTATVQSFSQSLRNSTRATPSRRTPSAAVKRKRAVVDESEDHSVSDYYVSASAKGSVEIKEIDPEGKFVRLFNKGSDEVAIGGWQLQRLINENGPSTTYKFHRSVKIEPNGVITVWSADTRASHEPPSSLVMKSQKWVSADNTRTILLNSDGEAVANLDRIKRVVSQHTSSSRLSRRRSVSAVDGNEQLYHQQGDPQQSNEKCAIM; the protein is encoded by the exons ATGTCGAGCAAATCCCGACGTGCTGGCACCGCCACGCCGCAGCCCGGCAACACCTCCACCCCCCGGCCGCCATCGGCGGGTccgcagccgccgccgccgtccaCTCACTCGCAGACGGCCTCCAGCCCCCTCAGCCCCACCCGGCACTCGCGCGTGGCCGAGAAGGTGGAGCTGCAGAACCTGAACGATCGCCTGGCCACCTACATTGACCGGGTGCGCAACCTGGAGACGGAGAACTCCCGCCTCACCATCGAGGTGCAGACCACCAGGGACACGGTCACCCGCGAGACCACCAACATCAAGAACATCTTCGAGGCCGAGCTGCTGGAGACGCGCCGTCTGCTCGATGACACGGCTCGGGATCGCGCACGTGCCGAGATCGATATCAAGCGTCTCTGGGAGGAGAACGAGGAGCTCAAGAACAAGCTGGACAAGAAGAACAAGGAGTGCACCACTGCAGAGG GCAATGTCCGCATGTACGAGTCGCGCGCCAACGAGCTGAACAACAAATACAACCAGGCCAACGCCGATCGGAAGAAGCTTAACGACGACCTGAATGAGGCGCTAAAGGAGCTGGAGCGACTGCGCAAGCAGTTCGAGGAAACGCGCAAGAACCTGGAGCAGGAGACACTGTCGCGTGTTGACCTGGAGAACACCATTCAGAGTCTGCGCGAGGAGCTCTCGTTCAAGGATCAGATCCACTCGCAGGAGATCAACGAGTCGCGCCGCATCAAACAGACGGAGTACAGCGAGATCGACGGTCGCCTCAGCTCCGAGTACGATGCCAAGTTGAAGCAGTCGCTGCAGGAGCTGCGCGCCCAGTACGAGGAGCAGATGCTCATTAATCGCGATGAAATCCAAGCCCTCTACGAGGACAAGATCCAGCGACTGCAAGAGGCCGCCGCACGCACATCCAATTCCACGCACAAGTCCATCGAGGAGCTGCGCTCCACTCGTGTGCGTATCGAAGGGCTCAACGCCCATATCCACGACCTGGAGCAAGCCAACGCCGACCTCAATTCGCGCATCCGTGAGCTGGAGCGCCAACTGGACAACGATCGCGAACGCCACGGTCAAGAGATAGACCTTCTCGAGAAAGAGCTCGTTCGGCTGCGCGAAGAGATGACGCAACAGCTCAAGGAGTACCAGGACCTTATGGACATCAAG GTCTCCCTTGATTTGGAAATCGCCGCATACGACAAGCTGCTGGTGGGCGAGGAGGCTCGTTTGAACATCACCCCGGCCACCAACACGGCCACAGTGCAGTCCTTCAGCCAGTCGCTGCGCAACTCCACGCGTGCCACGCCATCGCGTCGCACTCCCTCTGCTGCTGTGAAGCGCAAACGCGCCGTGGTCGACGAGTCGGAGGATCACAGCGTCTCCGATTACTATGTGTCCGCCAGTGCCAAGGGCAGCGTGGAGATCAAGGAGATCGATCCCGAGGGCAAGTTCGTAAGGCTGTTCAACAAGGGCAGCGACGAGGTGGCCATCGGTGGCTGGCAGCTGCAGCGTCTGATCAACGAGAACGGTCCTTCGACCACTTATAAGTTCCATCGGTCGGTAAAGATCGAGCCAAACGGCGTGATCACCGTTTGGTCGGCGGACACCAGGGCCTCGCACGAGCCGCCATCTAGCCTTGTGATGAAGTCTCAGAAGTGGGTCTCCGCCGACAACACCAGGACGATTTTGTTGAACTCCGACGGCGAGGCCGTGGCCAATCTGGATCGCATCAAGCGCGTTGTGTCCCAACACACATCCTCCTCCCGGCTGAGTCGTCGTCGCAGCGTCAGCGCCGTGGACGGCAATGAGCAGCTCTACCACCAGCAGGGCGATCCTCAGCAGTCAAACGAGAAGTGCGCCATTATGTAA
- the LOC6613489 gene encoding ubiquinone biosynthesis monooxygenase COQ6, mitochondrial, whose protein sequence is MLGVLRIQGALATTGQVRLLSARLLASKSTTDMTTNRGESSQSAATEHFDIIIGGGGLVGTTLAAALAKNPTLADKKVLLLEGAPEFRGFNPTGPYQNRVSAINHNSIELFKSIDAWTHIESARYKPVKQMQVWESNTDALIQFQHDNFASDVACIIENDLILDAVYARVKEAPNVEILNKARIQCVRLPRDSNSNLSELQLQDGRSFSCDLLIGADGANSVVRKEMNVDVFSLNYDRMGLVATLELGEDACDNSVAWQRFLPNGPVALLPLTDRLSSLVWSTTNEQAKMLQALPPTEFVDALNEAFCRQYPRVELADKAVQALNSLFGHNGSQHQVQYPPRVCGVLDKSRATFPLGFLHASSYVCNGAALVGDAAHRVHPLAGQGVNLGFSDVRYLVESLAAGAYAGFKLGDKQHLIKYERKCLAKNVPIMLGVHGLHTLYATQFSPVVLLRSLGLQLTQNLPPVKNLFMRGAMGQ, encoded by the coding sequence ATGTTGGGTGTTCTACGTATCCAAGGAGCGTTGGCTACGACGGGGCAGGTGCGTCTTCTGTCCGCCCGCCTGCTGGCCAGCAAATCCACCACTGACATGACCACAAACCGCGGAGAATCCTCACAATCGGCGGCTACCGAGCACTTTGATATAATCATTGGAGGCGGCGGACTGGTGGGCACCACATTGGCCGCCGCTCTGGCCAAGAACCCGACGTTGGCGGACAAGaaggtgctgctgctggagggtGCGCCCGAGTTCCGGGGATTTAATCCCACTGGGCCATACCAGAATCGCGTATCCGCCATCAATCACAACTCCATTGAGCTATTCAAGTCCATAGATGCGTGGACGCACATCGAGTCGGCGCGCTACAAGCCCGTCAAGCAGATGCAGGTGTGGGAGTCCAATACGGATGCACTGATCCAGTTCCAGCACGATAACTTTGCCAGCGATGTGGCCTGCATCATTGAGAACGATTTGATCCTGGATGCGGTCTATGCGCGGGTCAAGGAAGCGCCCAATGTGGAGATCCTCAACAAGGCCAGAATCCAGTGCGTTCGCCTGCCCAGGGACTCCAACTCCAATCTCTCCGAGCTGCAGCTACAGGATGGACGCTCCTTTTCCTGCGATCTGCTCATCGGAGCGGATGGCGCCAATTCCGTGGTCAGAAAGGAGATGAACGTGGATGTGTTTTCCCTTAACTACGACCGCATGGGCCTGGTGGCTACGCTGGAACTCGGCGAAGATGCCTGTGATAATTCCGTGGCGTGGCAGAGGTTCCTCCCCAACGGACCAGTGGCACTGCTACCCCTAACGGACAGGCTGAGCTCCCTGGTCTGGAGCACCACCAACGAGCAGGCCAAAATGCTGCAAGCCCTGCCACCCACGGAATTCGTCGACGCCCTCAACGAAGCCTTCTGCCGGCAGTATCCGCGCGTGGAGCTCGCAGACAAGGCTGTCCAGGCGCtgaactccttgttcggacaCAATGGCAGCCAGCACCAGGTGCAGTATCCGCCACGGGTGTGCGGCGTGCTGGACAAGTCGCGTGCCACGTTTCCACTCGGTTTTCTGCACGCCTCGTCGTATGTTTGCAATGGAGCCGCTCTGGTGGGCGACGCCGCCCATCGAGTGCATCCGCTCGCCGGCCAGGGCGTCAATCTGGGCTTCAGCGATGTGCGGTATCTGGTGGAATCGCTGGCAGCCGGTGCATACGCCGGCTTCAAGCTCGGCGACAAGCAGCATCTCATCAAGTACGAGCGCAAGTGTCTGGCCAAGAATGTGCCCATCATGCTGGGCGTGCATGGCCTGCACACGCTCTACGCCACGCAGTTCAGTCCGGTGGTCTTGCTGCGCAGCTTGGGTCTGCAGCTGACACAGAACTTGCCGCCCGTCAAGAACCTGTTCATGCGCGGAGCGATGGGTCAGTAG
- the LOC6613494 gene encoding glucosamine-6-phosphate isomerase isoform X2 has protein sequence MRLVILETSDSVGKWAAKYVMKRINDFQPNADRYFVLGLPTGSTPLGMYKELIEFHKQGKVSFQFVKTFNMDEYVGLARDHHESYHYFMWNNFFKHIDIEPKNVHILDGNAADLVAECNKFEDQIREAGGVELFIGGIGPDGHIAFNEPGSSLVSRTRVKTLAQDTLEANARFFENDMSKVPKQALTVGVGTVMDSKEVMILITGAHKAFALYKAIEEGVNHMWTVSAFQQHKNTLMICDEDATLELRVKTVKYFKSLMDVHSKLIEQQKTT, from the exons ATGAGATTGGTCATCTTGGAAACCAGCGACTCGGTGGGCAAGTGGGCGGCCAAATATGTGATGAAACGCATCAATGACTTTCAGCCGAATGCCGACAg ATACTTTGTTTTGGGCCTGCCCACGGGATCCACGCCATTGGGAATGTACAAAGAACTAATCGAGTTTCACAAGCAGGGCAAGGTATCCTTTCAGTTCGTGAAAACCTTCAATATGGATGAGTATGTGG GACTGGCCAGAGATCACCATGAGAGCTATCACTACTTCATGTGGAACAATTTCTTCAAACACATCGACATTGAGCCCAAGAATGTGCACATTTTGGATGGCAATGCAGCTGATCTGGTGGCCGAGTGCAATAAGTTCGAGGATCAGATCCGCGAAGCTGGAGGAGTGGAGCTGTTCATCGGTGGCATTGGACCCGATGGCCATATTGCCTTCAATGAGCCCGGCTCCTCGTTGGTGTCCCGAACGCGGGTGAAAACTCTGGCGCAGGATACACTGGAAGCGAATGCTCGGTTCTTTGAGAACGACATGAGCAAGGTGCCCAAACAGGCATTAACCGTGGGTGTTGGCACTGTGATGGACTCCAAGGAGGTGATGATCCTCATCACTGGAGCTCACAAGGCATTTGCCCTGTACAAGGCGATCGAGGAGGGTGTGAATCACATGTGGACCGTCAGTGCCTTCCAGCAGCATAAAAATACCCTGATGATCTGCGACGAGGATGCCACTTTGGAGCTGAGAGTTAAGACCGTCAAATACTTCAAG AGCCTGATGGACGTCCATTCCAAGCTGATAGAGCAACAAAAGACGACGTAA
- the LOC116800655 gene encoding glycosyltransferase 25 family member, translating into MNKQVIFGLLLACILVRISGQDEEDYQESPTVLIALLVRNKAHILPMFLSYLEQQDYPKERIAIWLRCDHSNDDSIELLRQWLDNSGDLYHSVSYEFKPEEQSFVNETSPYEWPASRFKHLIALKEEAFQYGRDIWADYVFFLDADVLLTSKDSLKVLTRLQLPIVAPMLISESLYSNFWCGMTEDYYYRRTDEYKEIYHVKKQGSFPVPMVHTAVLVNMNHRAVRNLTFDRNKLVEMQKSRQQEPLYDGPADDIIVFAISANSSGIPLHICNDITFGYILQPLEPGDTLDHDVQQLVNLKSIMVNELGAVPPLLDYYKHLEKKPEKSKLSLDRIFMINLKRRPERREKMERLFDEIGIEAEHFPAVDGKELSTERLLEMGVRFLPGYEDPYHHRAMTMGEIGCFLSHYSIWVLMVRKQLKEVLILEDDIRFEPYFRQNAVRILNQARNAAHYDLIYFGRKRLKDESEPAVENADNLVHAGYSYWTLGYVISLQGALKLLAAKPLDKLIPVDEFLPLMFDRHPNKTWTEAFPKRNLVAFSASPLLLYPIYYTGESGYISDTEDSQQISVETSEEGEARLKSDREQVFDHEQEFKLNPELKLGESLSKSHQEL; encoded by the exons ATGAATAAACAAGTTATATTCGGCCTGCTCCTCGCTTGCATTTTGGTGCGCATTTCAGGACAGGATGAGGAGGATTACCAGGAGTCGCCAACGGTACTGATTGCCCTGCTGGTGCGCAACAAGGCGCACATACTGCCCATGTTCCTCAGTTATCTGGAGCAGCAGGACTATCCCAAGGAAAGAATAGCAATTTG GTTGCGCTGTGATCACAGCAACGATGACAGCATAGAGCTATTGCGGCAGTGGCTGGACAACTCGGGGGATCTCTATCACAGCGTAAGCTACGAATTTAAGCCGGAGGAGCAGAGTTTTGTCAACGAGACTTCACCGTACGAGTGGCCCGCATCGCGTTTCAAGCACCTGATCGCCCTGAAAGAGGAGGCCTTTCAGTATGGTCGCGATATTTGGGCTGACTACGTGTTTTTCCTGGACGCCGATGTCTTGCTAACTTCGAAAGATTCGCTGAAAGTCCTCACCCGCCTCCAATTACCAATTGTGGCTCCCATGCTGATCTCGGAGAGCTTGTACTCGAATTTCTGGTGCGGCATGACGGAGGACTACTACTACAGGCGCACGGATGAGTACAAGGAAATCTATCATGTGAAAAAGCAAGGCAGCTTCCCAGTGCCAATGGTCCACACAGCCGTTTTGGTGAACATGAACCACCGAGCGGTTAGAAATCTCACCTTCGATAGGAACAAGCTGGTGGAAATGCAGAAATCCCGACAGCAAGAGCCACTGTACGATGGACCAGCCGATGACATCATTGTGTTCGCCATATCGGCCAACAGTTCGGGGATTCCCTTGCACATCTGCAACGACATAACCTTTGGTTATATACTGCAGCCATTGGAACCAGGCGATACCTTGGACCACGACGTACAACAGCTGGTGAACCTCAAGAGCATTATGGTCAATGAACTGGGTGCAGTGCCTCCACTGCTCGACTACTACAAACATTTGGAAAAGAAACCGGAGAAGAGCAAGCTCTCCTTGGATCGCATATTTATGATTAATCTGAAAAGACGACCCGAGCGGCGGGAGAAAATGGAGCGGCTGTTCGACGAGATCGGAATAGAGGCGGAGCACTTCCCGGCCGTTGATGGCAAGGAACTGAGCACGGAGAGGCTGCTGGAGATGGGCGTACGATTTCTGCCCGGCTACGAGGACCCATACCATCATCGGGCGATGACAATGGGCGAGATTGGCTGCTTTCTGAGCCACTACAGCATCTGGGTGTTGATGGTGCGCAAGCAACTGAAGGAGGTGCTCATTCTGGAGGACGATATACGCTTCGAGCCGTATTTCCGACAGAACGCAGTCAGAATCCTCAACCAGGCCAGGAATGCCGCGCACTACGACCTCATTTACTTTGGTCGCAAGCGTTTGAAGGATGAAAGCGAGCCGGCGGTGGAGAACGCGGATAATCTGGTGCACGCCGGCTACTCCTACTGGACACTGGGCTATGTTATATCACTGCAGGGTGCACTGAAGCTGCTGGCCGCCAAACCGCTGGACAAGCTCATACCGGTCGATGAGTTTCTGCCCCTGATGTTCGATCGTCATCCGAACAAAACGTGGACGGAAGCCTTTCCCAAGCGGAATCTCGTGGCCTTCAGCGCCTCGCCGCTTCTGCTGTATCCCATTTACTATACTGGTGAATCGGGTTACATATCCGACACCGAGGACTCGCAACAAATCAGCGTGGAGACGAGCGAAGAGGGCGAGGCCAGGCTAAAGAGCGATCGAGAGCAGGTTTTCGATCATGAGCAGGAATTCAAGCTCAATCCGGAACTGAAGCTCGGCGAGAGCTTGTCCAAGAGCCACCAGGAGCTGTAG
- the LOC6613491 gene encoding glycoprotein endo-alpha-1,2-mannosidase: MLLKKYVKTRRKLKILLLLAIVALLVITIIVLGSSGRNAAIELLLDERFIARAYRPGDQPQVAEKPPPVAVALLQPQRENGVIVPEKYDEQKIKERIIQSKIDLMKQQQQRDHEAEQSSRTILDVVISAVHIFYTAPVPWYKSKKPPPPPAEHPNDVPLTTPRPVRILNTAFYPALGLYKPSASLLGQHFENIRSCGIGVLILNFSGGKPGEAALLHQILELAPQHNLSVTFELSVAGNQSVEFVRQQLQEIATYTSLAGFYKVWSKSRGVSLPVLYVSNAYKLSDSLGRLLCRSPSLVEPDGLRRILDALFIGHIRLKSHADVLRRLCFDGFYSKLPSNGAVFASTWKNWSYLKSFALSYKMLFVPTVGPGFAERNKFPRHGDIQRHRSNGRYYGVAWRTAILNHVGFINIASYNNWPDGSQIEEVVPRAGFLDYNPGSRTKYLDLTAHWVGNFLKTRQEAAAAASPASPPNCYELLNGTIC; the protein is encoded by the exons ATGCTGCTGAAAAAGTATGTGAAAACGCGGCGTAAGCTGAAGATCCTACTCCTGCTGGCCATCGTCGCCCTGCTGGTCATCACCATCATAGTGCTGGGCTCCAGCGGACGCAATGCGGCCATCGAACTGCTGCTGGACGAGCGCTTCATCGCACGCGCCTACAGGCCCGGGGATCAGCCCCAAGTGGCGGAGAAGCCACCGCCGGTGGCCGTGGCGCTGCTCCAGCCGCAGCGGGAGAACGGAGTGATTGTGCCCGAGAAGTATGACGAGCAGAAGATCAAGGAGCGCATCATTCAGAGCAAAATCGATCTgatgaagcagcagcagcagcgggacCACGAGGCGGAGCAGTCT TCGCGCACCATTTTGGATGTGGTGATCAGCGCCGTGCACATATTCTACACTGCCCCGGTGCCGTGGTACAAGTCGAAGAAGCCGCCTCCGCCGCCAGCGGAGCACCCAAACGATGTGCCACTGACCACGCCGCGACCAGTGCGAATCCTCAACACCGCCTTCTATCCAGCACTGGGTCTATACAAGCCCAGTGCCTCGCTGCTTGGCCAGCACTTCGAGAATATACGCAGCTGTGGCATCGGAGTGCTCATCCTGAACTTCTCCGGTGGCAAACCCGGGGAGGCGGCACTGCTGCATCAGATCCTCGAACTGGCACCGCAGCACAATCTCAGCGTGACCTTCGAGCTCAGTGTGGCCGGGAATCAGAGCGTGGAGTTTGtgcggcagcagctgcaggagATTGCCACGTACACCAGCCTAGCTGGATTCTACAAGGTATGGAGCAAGTCGAGAGGTGTCTCCCTGCCGGTTCTCTACGTCAGCAATGCCTACAAGTTGAGTGATAGTCTGGGAAGGCTGTTGTGTCGATCGCCGTCGCTGGTGGAACCGGATGGCCTGCGAAGGATTCTGGATGCCTTATTCATTGGACACATAAG GCTCAAAAGCCATGCCGATGTCCTGCGGAGGTTGTGCTTCGATGGCTTCTACAGCAAGCTGCCCAGCAATGGAGCTGTCTTCGCCAGCACCTGGAAGAACTGGTCGTATCTGAAGTCCTTTGCGCTGTCCTACAAGATGCTATTTGTGCCCACGGTGGGGCCGGGATTCGCGGAGAGGAACAAGTTCCCGCGACACGGAGACATCCAGCGGCATCGCAGCAATGGACGG TACTATGGCGTGGCCTGGCGGACAGCCATTCTCAACCACGTGGGCTTCATCAACATAGCCAGCTACAACAACTGGCCGGATGGCAGCCAGATCGAGGAGGTGGTGCCGCGCGCCGGCTTCCTGGACTACAATCCGGGCTCGAGAACGAAATATCTGGATCTCACGGCCCACTGGGTGGGCAACTTTCTGAAGACGCGGCAggaggcggcggcagcagcctCGCCAGCATCGCCGCCCAACTGCTACGAGCTGCTCAATGGAACCATATGCTAG
- the LOC6613492 gene encoding ATP-dependent RNA helicase WM6 has protein sequence MADNDDLLDYEDEEQTETTAVENQEAPKKDVKGTYVSIHSSGFRDFLLKPEILRAIVDCGFEHPSEVQHECIPQAVLGMDILCQAKSGMGKTAVFVLATLQQLEPSDNNTCHVLVMCHTRELAFQISKEYERFSKYMPTVKVAVFFGGMAIQKDEETLKSGTPHIVVGTPGRILALIRNKKLNLKLLKHFVLDECDKMLEQLDMRRDVQEIFRSTPHGKQVMMFSATLSKDIRPVCKKFMQDPMEVYVDDEAKLTLHGLQQHYVNLKENEKNKKLFELLDVLEFNQVVIFVKSVQRCVALSQLLTEQNFPAIGIHRGMTQEERLNRYQQFKDFQKRILVATNLFGRGMDIERVNIVFNYDMPEDSDTYLHRVARAGRFGTKGLAITFVSDENDAKILNEVQDRFDVNISELPEEIDLSTYIEGR, from the exons ATGGCCGACAATGACGATCTTTTGGACTACGAGGATGAGGAGCAGACCGAGACCACTGCGGTCGAGAACCAGGAGGCGCCCAAAAAGGATGTCAAGGGCACCTACGTGTCCATTCACAGTTCCGGCTTCCGTGATTTCCTCCTGAAACCGGAGATCCTGCGCGCCATCGTGGACTGCGGCTTCGAGCATCCCTCGGAGG TTCAGCACGAGTGCATTCCGCAGGCCGTACTGGGCATGGACATCCTCTGCCAGGCCAAGTCCGGTATGGGCAAGACCGCCGTCTTCGTTCTGGCCACgctgcagcagctggagcCGTCGGACAACAACACCTGCCACGTCCTGGTCATGTGCCACACCCGCGAGCTGGCCTTCCAGATCAGCAAGGAGTATGAGCGATTCTCCAAGTACATGCCCACAGTCAAG GTTGCTGTCTTCTTTGGAGGAATGGCTATTCAAAAGGACGAGGAGACCCTCAAGAGCGGCACCCCGCACATTGTGGTGGGCACCCCTGGCCGAATTCTCGCCCTCATTCGCAACAAGAAACTCAATCTGAAGCTTTTGAAGCACTTTGTTCTCGACGAGTGCGACAAGATGCTGGAGCAGCTGG ATATGCGTCGTGACGTTCAAGAGATTTTCCGTAGCACGCCGCACGGCAAACAAGTGATGATGTTCTCTGCCACATTGAGCAAGGACATTCGTCCCGTTTGCAAAAAGTTCATGCAAGAT CCCATGGAGGTCTACGTCGACGATGAGGCCAAGCTGACGCTGCACGGACTGCAGCAGCACTATGTCAATCTGAAGGAGAACGAGAAGAACAAGAAGCTGTTCGAACTGCTCGACGTGCTCGAGTTCAATCAG GTGGTCATCTTTGTGAAGTCTGTGCAACGTTGCGTGGCGCTGTCGCAGCTGCTGACGGAGCAGAACTTTCCCGCCATCGGCATCCATCGTGGTATGACCCAGGAGGAGCGTCTGAATCGCTACCAGCAGTTCAAGGACTTCCAGAAGCGCATTCTGGTGGCCACCAATCTCTTTGGCCGCGGCATGGACATCGAGCGCGTGAACATCGTGTTCAACTACGACATGCCCGAGGATTCCGACACCTACTTGCATCGCGTGGCCCGTGCCGGTCGCTTCGGCACCAAGGGACTGGCGATCACCTTCGTTTCGGACGAGAACGACGCCAAGATACTTAACGAAGTACAGGATCGTTTCGATGTGAACATCAGTGAGCTGCCCGAGGAAATCGATCTCTCTACATACA TTGAGGGACGCTAG
- the LOC6613490 gene encoding uncharacterized protein LOC6613490 — MSSPRKKTVQGRRGKGQGAGGVKGCSCKRSQCIKNYCDCYQSMAICTKFCRCTACRNTVVRELVDPNSVAKNSNAVKRQKAAAMSAKAAAAAAKAGIDVQGKVLQVGASTLALPGKALMTPTKFVLADGKPPMASSHINPIPISQPIATAATPARAVKQPAETLVPVNLIIPVLQDDRKERNLFVQPVNAALLECMLIQATEAEQLGLNELQVCQLVLEEFLRGYKNILEKMCEYSKEYC; from the exons ATGTCATCGCCCAGGAAAAAAACTGTGCAGGGCAGGAGGGGCAAGGGCCAAGGAGCAGGTGGCGTGAAGGGGTGCTCCTGCAAGCGGTCGCAGTGCATCAAGAACTACTGCGACTGCTACCAGTCCATGGCCATCTGCACCAAGTTCTGTCGATGCACTG CCTGCAGGAACACGGTGGTGCGCGAGCTGGTGGACCCCAACTCGGTGGCCAAGAATTCCAACGCTGTGAAAAGGCAGAAAGCGGCTGCGATGAGCGCCAAggcagcagccgcagctgcCAAGGCGGGCATCGATGTCCAGGGCAAGGTGCTCCAGGTGGGGGCATCCACTTTGGCGTTGCCCGGCAAGGCGCTAATGACGCCGACAAAGTTTGTCCTAGCAGATGGCAAACCGCCGATGGCTAGTAGTCACATTAATCCCATACCCATCTCACAACCCATAGCAACTGCCGCCACTCCAGCCAGGGCAGTGAAGCAACCGGCGGAGACGCTGGTGCCCGTCAATCTAATCATTCCGGTACTGCAGGACGATCGCAAGGAGCGGAATCTCTTCGTGCAGCCGGTGAACGCCGCTCTGCTGGAGTGCATGCTCATCCAGGCCACGGAGGCCGAGCAGTTGGGCCTGAACGAGCTCCAAGTGTGCCAGCTGGTGCTCGAAGAGTTTCTGCGCGGCTACAAGAACATCTTGGAGAAGATGTGCGAGTACAGCAAGGAATATTGTTAA
- the LOC6613494 gene encoding glucosamine-6-phosphate isomerase isoform X1, translated as MRLVILETSDSVGKWAAKYVMKRINDFQPNADRYFVLGLPTGSTPLGMYKELIEFHKQGKVSFQFVKTFNMDEYVGLARDHHESYHYFMWNNFFKHIDIEPKNVHILDGNAADLVAECNKFEDQIREAGGVELFIGGIGPDGHIAFNEPGSSLVSRTRVKTLAQDTLEANARFFENDMSKVPKQALTVGVGTVMDSKEVMILITGAHKAFALYKAIEEGVNHMWTVSAFQQHKNTLMICDEDATLELRVKTVKYFKGILRDLDEGSPLEGYIN; from the exons ATGAGATTGGTCATCTTGGAAACCAGCGACTCGGTGGGCAAGTGGGCGGCCAAATATGTGATGAAACGCATCAATGACTTTCAGCCGAATGCCGACAg ATACTTTGTTTTGGGCCTGCCCACGGGATCCACGCCATTGGGAATGTACAAAGAACTAATCGAGTTTCACAAGCAGGGCAAGGTATCCTTTCAGTTCGTGAAAACCTTCAATATGGATGAGTATGTGG GACTGGCCAGAGATCACCATGAGAGCTATCACTACTTCATGTGGAACAATTTCTTCAAACACATCGACATTGAGCCCAAGAATGTGCACATTTTGGATGGCAATGCAGCTGATCTGGTGGCCGAGTGCAATAAGTTCGAGGATCAGATCCGCGAAGCTGGAGGAGTGGAGCTGTTCATCGGTGGCATTGGACCCGATGGCCATATTGCCTTCAATGAGCCCGGCTCCTCGTTGGTGTCCCGAACGCGGGTGAAAACTCTGGCGCAGGATACACTGGAAGCGAATGCTCGGTTCTTTGAGAACGACATGAGCAAGGTGCCCAAACAGGCATTAACCGTGGGTGTTGGCACTGTGATGGACTCCAAGGAGGTGATGATCCTCATCACTGGAGCTCACAAGGCATTTGCCCTGTACAAGGCGATCGAGGAGGGTGTGAATCACATGTGGACCGTCAGTGCCTTCCAGCAGCATAAAAATACCCTGATGATCTGCGACGAGGATGCCACTTTGGAGCTGAGAGTTAAGACCGTCAAATACTTCAAG GGCATTCTCAGAGATCTAGACGAAGGCTCCCCACTGGAGGGCTACATAAACTGA